Proteins co-encoded in one Flavobacterium sp. M31R6 genomic window:
- a CDS encoding ribulokinase, with amino-acid sequence MKNYVIGLDYGSDSVRAVLIDTENGQELASNVCDYKRWKNKEYCNASINQFRQHPLDHIEGLETTIKYVVENSKVDPSLIRSICIDTTGSSPVPVAEDGTPLALTKGFEHNPNAMMVLWKDHTAINEANEINELAANWGGENFTKYEGGIYSSEWFWAKILHVARQDEAVNKAAYTWMEHCDLMTYLLIDNKDLKSFKRSRCAAGHKAMWHEDWNGLPPTEFLEKLDPYLASLRGRLYDETYTSDLVAGNLNQEWATKLGLSTDTVIAVGTFDAHSGAVGAKIDEHTLVRVMGTSTCDIIVDTKESIGTKTVRGICGQVDGSVIPGFIGLEAGQSAFGDLLAWYKELLLWPTENLLATSTLLTDAQKEELKAEISDNLIIQLTAEAEKIPLSESVPIALDWINGRRTPDANQELKSAISNLSLGTKAPHVFKSLVNAICFGSKKIVDRFEEEGVRIDTVIGIGGVARKSPFIMQTLANVLNKPIKVALSDQAPALGAAIYAAVAAGIYPNVIEAAQKMGSPFESEYTPQLDKVAAYNKLLLAYDQLSAYADPSIKKRKNEFTV; translated from the coding sequence ATGAAAAATTATGTAATAGGATTAGATTACGGCTCAGATTCTGTTCGTGCTGTATTGATAGACACTGAAAATGGACAGGAATTAGCGTCAAACGTTTGTGATTACAAGCGATGGAAAAATAAAGAATATTGTAATGCCTCTATAAATCAGTTTCGCCAACATCCTTTGGACCATATCGAAGGGTTGGAAACTACCATAAAATATGTAGTTGAAAACAGCAAAGTGGATCCCTCCTTAATACGAAGCATTTGCATTGACACTACAGGATCTTCTCCAGTGCCGGTTGCCGAAGATGGGACTCCATTGGCGCTGACCAAAGGTTTTGAACATAATCCAAATGCCATGATGGTTTTATGGAAAGATCACACGGCTATAAATGAAGCGAACGAAATCAATGAATTGGCAGCCAATTGGGGCGGAGAAAATTTCACTAAATACGAAGGGGGAATCTATTCATCTGAGTGGTTTTGGGCGAAAATTCTACACGTTGCCAGACAGGACGAAGCTGTGAATAAAGCAGCCTATACCTGGATGGAACATTGTGATTTAATGACGTATTTATTGATTGACAATAAAGACTTAAAATCGTTCAAAAGAAGCCGTTGCGCCGCGGGTCACAAAGCGATGTGGCACGAAGACTGGAACGGTTTGCCTCCTACAGAATTTCTAGAAAAATTGGATCCGTATTTGGCATCGCTTCGCGGAAGATTATATGATGAAACTTATACCTCAGATTTGGTAGCGGGTAATTTAAACCAAGAATGGGCAACTAAACTGGGACTTTCAACAGATACAGTTATTGCAGTAGGAACTTTCGATGCACATTCAGGAGCTGTGGGAGCTAAAATAGACGAACACACTTTGGTACGTGTAATGGGAACCTCAACTTGTGATATTATTGTTGACACCAAAGAATCTATCGGAACAAAAACTGTTCGTGGAATTTGCGGACAAGTTGATGGATCTGTAATTCCAGGATTTATAGGCCTTGAAGCGGGACAATCTGCTTTTGGGGATTTATTAGCTTGGTACAAAGAATTGTTACTATGGCCAACAGAAAATTTATTGGCTACTTCTACCCTTTTGACTGATGCACAAAAAGAAGAATTGAAAGCGGAGATCAGCGACAATTTAATCATACAATTAACTGCCGAAGCAGAGAAAATTCCTTTATCTGAAAGTGTTCCAATCGCATTGGATTGGATTAACGGAAGAAGAACTCCAGATGCAAATCAGGAACTTAAAAGCGCAATATCGAACTTGTCTTTAGGAACAAAAGCACCGCACGTATTCAAATCATTGGTAAATGCGATTTGTTTTGGTTCTAAAAAAATCGTGGATCGCTTTGAGGAAGAAGGTGTTCGAATTGATACGGTGATTGGTATTGGTGGTGTGGCTCGTAAATCGCCATTCATTATGCAAACATTAGCTAATGTATTGAACAAACCTATCAAAGTAGCTTTATCAGATCAGGCGCCTGCATTGGGAGCTGCTATTTATGCTGCCGTTGCTGCCGGAATTTATCCAAACGTAATTGAAGCTGCCCAAAAAATGGGAAGCCCTTTTGAAAGCGAATATACTCCGCAACTTGACAAAGTAGCTGCTTACAACAAATTGCTTTTAGCATACGATCAATTGAGCGCTTATGCTGATCCATCTATTAAAAAAAGAAAAAATGAGTTCACAGTATAA
- a CDS encoding helix-turn-helix domain-containing protein → MARPKLDLEKIKSELPTANDYLDDKYGKQGTPERDEFSKKALSFYYGELIKEKRKEKHLTQQQLADQIGKERAYIAKIEQGKTDLQISNFVQIINALGLTLQVK, encoded by the coding sequence ATGGCAAGACCAAAACTTGATTTAGAAAAAATAAAAAGTGAGTTACCTACTGCCAATGACTATTTAGATGACAAATACGGCAAACAAGGCACACCCGAGAGAGATGAATTTTCAAAAAAAGCATTGTCTTTTTATTATGGTGAATTGATAAAAGAAAAACGCAAAGAAAAACATCTAACTCAACAGCAATTAGCTGACCAAATAGGCAAAGAACGCGCCTACATTGCCAAAATTGAACAAGGCAAAACCGATTTACAAATTTCCAATTTTGTGCAAATAATCAATGCGTTGGGATTGACATTGCAAGTGAAGTGA
- a CDS encoding type II toxin-antitoxin system RelE/ParE family toxin, whose product MRTIFKTREFLEFLNNSETNVKDKIDYLLEIIITQPVINIKIAKKLINTDFYEVRIQVNNEYRIIVFTIDHDNISQSRNIIFLNGFMKKSTKDYDKQIKTAIKILEKWQDQNLI is encoded by the coding sequence ATGAGGACAATATTTAAAACGCGTGAATTTTTAGAATTTTTAAACAATTCAGAAACCAATGTGAAGGACAAAATAGATTACCTATTGGAAATCATAATAACACAGCCCGTAATTAATATTAAAATAGCCAAGAAATTAATCAACACGGATTTTTATGAAGTGCGAATACAGGTCAATAATGAATATCGAATTATTGTTTTTACGATAGACCACGACAATATAAGCCAAAGCAGAAATATAATATTTCTAAATGGATTCATGAAAAAATCGACCAAAGATTACGACAAACAAATAAAAACAGCAATCAAAATTTTAGAAAAATGGCAAGACCAAAACTTGATTTAG
- a CDS encoding L-ribulose-5-phosphate 4-epimerase — protein sequence MSSQYKDLKQECYEANMQLNALNLVVYTFGNVSAVDRKNGVFAIKPSGVPYEDLKPEDIVIVDFDNNIIEGSLRPSSDTKTHAYLYKNWPNIGGVAHTHATYSVAWAQSQRDIPIFGTTHADHLTSDIPCAAPMADSLIEGNYEHNTGIQILDCFKEKNLSYEETEMVLIGNHGPFAWGKNAAKAVYNSKVLEVVAEMAYLTLQINPNAPRLKDSLIKKHYERKHGKDSYYGQ from the coding sequence ATGAGTTCACAGTATAAAGATTTAAAACAAGAATGCTACGAAGCGAATATGCAGTTGAACGCATTGAATTTGGTAGTTTACACTTTTGGAAACGTAAGTGCTGTCGATCGCAAAAATGGTGTTTTTGCCATTAAACCGAGCGGAGTTCCTTATGAAGACCTAAAACCGGAAGACATTGTTATTGTTGATTTTGACAACAACATCATTGAAGGAAGCTTACGTCCTTCTTCGGATACAAAAACACATGCTTACTTATATAAAAACTGGCCAAACATTGGTGGTGTTGCTCATACGCATGCAACCTATTCGGTGGCTTGGGCGCAATCGCAACGAGACATTCCGATTTTTGGAACCACTCATGCCGATCACTTAACTTCTGATATTCCTTGTGCAGCGCCAATGGCCGATTCCCTTATCGAAGGAAACTATGAACACAATACCGGAATTCAAATCTTGGATTGTTTCAAAGAAAAAAACCTTTCGTACGAAGAAACAGAAATGGTGCTAATCGGAAACCATGGGCCTTTCGCTTGGGGAAAAAACGCTGCCAAAGCAGTTTATAACTCAAAAGTTCTGGAAGTCGTGGCCGAAATGGCATATCTGACTTTGCAAATAAATCCAAATGCTCCACGATTGAAGGATTCTTTAATCAAAAAGCATTACGAACGCAAACACGGAAAAGATTCCTATTACGGACAATAA
- a CDS encoding OsmC family protein: MKHLFKAEAKWTSNQEDSTKRFYSKSHKILIEAKPVLNVSAAKAFKGDPELYNPEDLLLSSLISCHMMSYLYVCSQNGIEVLEYSDNAEAALEVSPDGSGRFIEVTLNPEVTIANPDKIQMALDLHQKANQLCFIANSCNFPVFHNATCEVK; this comes from the coding sequence ATGAAACATCTCTTCAAAGCAGAAGCAAAGTGGACTTCAAATCAAGAAGATTCAACAAAGCGATTTTACAGCAAAAGTCACAAGATTTTAATTGAAGCAAAACCGGTTTTAAATGTTTCGGCTGCGAAAGCTTTCAAAGGTGATCCAGAATTATACAATCCAGAGGATTTACTTTTAAGTAGTTTAATTTCCTGTCACATGATGTCCTATTTATACGTCTGTTCTCAAAACGGAATTGAAGTTTTAGAGTATTCAGACAATGCTGAAGCAGCACTTGAGGTTTCTCCTGACGGAAGCGGGCGTTTTATTGAGGTCACATTAAATCCTGAAGTAACAATTGCCAATCCTGATAAAATTCAAATGGCTCTGGATTTACATCAAAAAGCAAATCAATTGTGTTTTATTGCTAATTCTTGCAATTTTCCTGTTTTTCATAATGCAACTTGTGAAGTAAAATAA
- the araA gene encoding L-arabinose isomerase has protein sequence MIDISQKEIWFVVGSQELYGEETLRKVAEHSQIIAKGLDASSKLPVKLVYKDVVKSPAQITNVCLEANSNKNCIGIVAWMHTFSPAKMWIGGLSILNKPLCHLHTQFNAEIPWASIDMDFMNLNQSAHGDREFGFIMSRMRKKRKVIVGHWEDERVQTKIGNWTRVALGWNELQNLKVARIGDNMREVAVTEGDKVEAQIRFGVSVNGYDSSDVTKHMEKVTDKQLNDLLAVYEASYNLTPSLLEGGAQRQSLADAAKIELGLRAFLEEGGFGAFTDTFENLGVWKQLPGIATQRLMADGYGFGGEGDWKTAAMVRALKVMNVGLEGGTSFMEDYTYHFTPQKSYVLGSHMLEICPSIADGKPSCEVHPLGIGGKEDPARLVFNSPAGDAINVSLVDMGTRFRLIVNEVTAVKPMADLPKLPVARVLWDCKPNLDIAATAWILAGGAHHTVYSQAVTTEFMEDFADIAGIELLVIDANTTIRNFKDTINANEAYFHLFQHGL, from the coding sequence ATGATAGATATCTCTCAAAAAGAAATTTGGTTTGTAGTAGGAAGCCAAGAATTATACGGTGAAGAAACATTAAGAAAAGTAGCCGAACATTCTCAAATAATTGCAAAAGGATTGGACGCATCCTCAAAATTACCAGTAAAATTGGTATACAAAGATGTAGTAAAATCACCTGCACAAATCACGAATGTATGTTTGGAAGCGAATTCCAACAAAAACTGTATCGGTATTGTGGCTTGGATGCATACTTTCTCACCAGCCAAAATGTGGATTGGTGGTTTAAGTATTTTAAATAAACCATTATGTCACTTACATACACAATTCAACGCTGAAATTCCATGGGCTAGTATTGACATGGACTTCATGAACTTGAACCAATCGGCTCACGGAGACAGAGAGTTTGGTTTTATCATGTCCAGAATGCGCAAAAAACGCAAAGTGATTGTAGGACACTGGGAAGACGAACGCGTTCAAACCAAAATAGGAAACTGGACAAGAGTTGCACTAGGTTGGAACGAACTTCAAAACCTAAAAGTAGCTCGTATTGGTGATAACATGCGTGAAGTTGCCGTTACCGAAGGCGATAAAGTAGAAGCTCAAATTCGTTTTGGAGTTTCTGTTAATGGATACGATTCTTCAGATGTGACCAAACACATGGAAAAAGTAACCGACAAACAATTGAACGATTTATTGGCGGTTTACGAAGCTTCCTATAACTTGACACCATCACTTTTAGAAGGTGGAGCACAAAGACAATCTTTGGCGGATGCCGCAAAAATCGAATTGGGATTGAGAGCTTTCTTGGAAGAAGGAGGTTTCGGAGCATTTACCGATACTTTCGAAAACTTAGGAGTTTGGAAACAACTTCCTGGAATTGCAACCCAACGTTTAATGGCCGATGGTTACGGTTTTGGTGGTGAAGGTGACTGGAAAACTGCCGCAATGGTTAGAGCATTGAAAGTTATGAATGTGGGACTTGAAGGAGGAACTTCATTCATGGAAGATTACACGTATCATTTTACCCCTCAAAAATCTTATGTTTTGGGATCACACATGTTGGAAATCTGTCCATCTATCGCTGACGGAAAACCTTCTTGCGAAGTACATCCATTAGGAATTGGAGGAAAAGAAGATCCAGCTCGTTTGGTATTTAATTCACCTGCCGGAGATGCAATCAATGTATCACTTGTAGATATGGGAACTCGTTTTAGATTGATTGTAAACGAAGTAACGGCAGTAAAACCGATGGCTGATTTGCCAAAACTTCCAGTAGCGCGCGTATTGTGGGATTGCAAACCAAACCTTGATATTGCAGCAACGGCTTGGATTCTTGCGGGAGGTGCTCACCATACAGTTTACAGCCAAGCGGTAACTACTGAATTTATGGAAGATTTTGCTGATATTGCAGGAATCGAATTGCTTGTGATTGATGCAAATACGACTATCCGTAATTTCAAAGATACTATCAATGCTAATGAAGCTTATTTTCATTTGTTTCAACATGGTTTGTAA
- a CDS encoding aldose epimerase family protein encodes MNVIKRCIYGISILSLASMNVQCKGEKKTEAGEETALEANATDSVSIAKSVYGKTDKGVQIDQYTLKNHNGMEVDIITFGGRISTLKVPNKAGKSEEVVIGFNSLEQYMKDNPFFGALIGRYGNRIAKGKFTLDGKEYSLAINNAPNALHGGPQGFHNVVWTAEEAKGGDSASLKLKYVSKDMEEGYPGNLTVYVTYTLNKDNALDVLYEATTDKKTVVNLTQHAYFNLSGDFSKPILDHEIMIDADKLVPVDATLIPTGQLTDVTNTPFDFRKPKLVGAAIEAKDEQLKRGLGYDHCWVLNNQDKGERLVASAYHSGSGRLLEVYSDQPGIQFYSGNFLDGTLPMKNGGTYAHRTGFCLETQHYPDSPNQKDFPTTVLSPGENYKTKTTFKFSVK; translated from the coding sequence ATGAATGTAATAAAACGTTGTATTTATGGAATTTCCATTTTAAGTTTAGCAAGTATGAATGTACAGTGTAAAGGAGAAAAAAAAACAGAGGCAGGAGAAGAAACTGCCTTGGAAGCTAACGCTACAGATTCAGTTTCTATAGCAAAATCGGTATATGGCAAAACTGACAAAGGAGTACAAATTGACCAATATACACTGAAAAACCATAACGGAATGGAAGTTGACATTATCACTTTCGGGGGTAGAATATCTACTCTAAAAGTGCCTAATAAAGCGGGTAAATCCGAAGAAGTGGTAATTGGTTTTAATTCATTGGAACAATACATGAAAGACAATCCGTTTTTTGGAGCCCTTATCGGAAGATACGGAAACCGAATTGCCAAAGGTAAATTCACTTTGGACGGAAAAGAATATTCTTTGGCCATCAACAATGCTCCAAATGCGTTGCACGGAGGACCACAAGGTTTCCACAATGTGGTTTGGACTGCTGAAGAAGCCAAAGGCGGAGACTCTGCTTCATTAAAATTGAAATATGTAAGCAAAGACATGGAAGAAGGATACCCTGGAAACTTAACGGTTTACGTAACCTACACTTTGAACAAAGACAACGCATTGGACGTTTTGTATGAAGCGACTACCGATAAGAAAACAGTGGTAAACTTAACGCAACACGCCTATTTCAATCTGTCAGGTGATTTCTCCAAACCAATTTTGGACCACGAAATTATGATTGATGCAGACAAATTGGTTCCTGTAGATGCAACGCTTATTCCGACAGGCCAATTAACGGATGTTACCAATACTCCATTTGATTTCAGAAAACCAAAATTGGTTGGGGCAGCAATCGAAGCTAAGGATGAACAGTTAAAAAGAGGATTGGGTTACGACCACTGCTGGGTGTTAAACAACCAAGACAAAGGAGAGCGTTTAGTGGCTTCAGCTTATCACTCAGGAAGTGGAAGACTGTTGGAAGTATATAGCGATCAACCTGGAATCCAATTCTACTCTGGTAACTTCCTAGACGGAACTTTACCTATGAAAAACGGCGGAACATACGCCCATAGAACTGGTTTTTGCCTAGAAACACAACATTATCCAGATTCACCAAATCAAAAAGATTTCCCTACGACTGTCTTAAGTCCGGGAGAAAACTATAAAACAAAAACAACTTTTAAATTTTCGGTTAAGTAA
- a CDS encoding glycoside hydrolase family 97 protein produces the protein MKKIYSLLLLAISLASFAKTTTDYSFVNTDKTIKVEFNLSPKKTPCYKVFFKNKLVINTSELGIVREDANFYSDMKIVKVSDAKAVTSNYSMLQGKRKNIRYTANQYTVSLQSSTGEAMEIIFQLSHDGIGLRYHFPKTSNDIKKITEEKTTYNFDASAKAWLQPMSKAKTGWKETNPSYEEHYSMGVPVNTKPVIGEGWVYPALFNANDAWVLITETGLQDNYCGSRLVYNDVSKALQVTFPQKEEVFPNGALNPESLLPWYTPWRIITIGSLKTITESTLGTDLADPAVPMDTSFIKSGLSSWSWVLLKDDSVNFETTLQFIDYASSMNWPYCLIDADWDTRIGDAKMKELVAHAAAKNVKLLVWYNSSGSWNSTEYHPKGKLLTHADRDKEFSRLQEMGIAGVKVDFFGGDGQSMIAYYHAMLKDAAEHQLLVNFHGATLPRGLQRTFPNLLTTEAVKGQEYITFFQDIADLQPSHCAMLPFARNVFDPMDFTPMVLDSIPNIKRKTTPAFELALPVLFLSGIQHIAETPVGMAKMPKYVVDYLKDIPTNWDDSKFIDGYPGKYIVMARKKDNVWHIVGINGENKPKQIELDLSFVNNPKGFIILEDENGFQQLPVSKNTKLKVAMKPNGGFVVKM, from the coding sequence ATGAAAAAAATATACAGCTTACTTTTGTTAGCTATTTCACTAGCATCATTTGCCAAAACAACTACCGATTATTCGTTTGTCAATACCGATAAAACGATAAAAGTTGAATTTAACCTTAGTCCGAAGAAAACACCTTGTTACAAAGTTTTCTTTAAAAATAAATTGGTCATCAATACTTCTGAGCTTGGAATTGTTCGGGAAGATGCTAATTTTTATAGTGATATGAAGATTGTAAAAGTTTCTGACGCCAAAGCCGTAACTTCAAATTATTCGATGCTGCAAGGGAAAAGGAAAAACATCAGGTATACTGCCAATCAATATACGGTCAGTTTGCAAAGCAGTACCGGAGAAGCGATGGAAATTATTTTTCAGCTTTCTCATGACGGAATCGGGTTGCGCTACCATTTTCCTAAAACTTCGAATGATATCAAGAAAATTACGGAAGAGAAAACCACCTATAATTTTGATGCTTCCGCAAAAGCATGGTTACAGCCAATGTCTAAAGCCAAAACGGGATGGAAAGAAACCAATCCATCCTACGAAGAGCATTATTCGATGGGTGTTCCAGTAAATACAAAACCTGTAATTGGTGAAGGATGGGTGTATCCTGCTTTGTTCAATGCCAATGATGCTTGGGTTTTGATTACCGAAACAGGTTTACAAGACAATTATTGTGGTAGCCGATTGGTTTATAATGATGTCTCAAAAGCATTACAGGTAACTTTTCCGCAAAAAGAGGAGGTTTTTCCAAACGGAGCTCTTAATCCAGAATCACTATTGCCTTGGTACACGCCTTGGAGAATCATAACGATTGGTTCATTGAAAACCATTACTGAAAGTACGCTAGGAACCGACTTGGCCGATCCTGCTGTTCCAATGGATACTTCTTTTATCAAAAGTGGATTGTCTTCTTGGAGTTGGGTTTTGCTGAAAGATGATTCAGTTAATTTTGAAACTACCTTGCAGTTTATCGATTATGCATCCAGCATGAATTGGCCGTATTGCTTGATTGATGCTGATTGGGACACTCGAATTGGTGATGCCAAAATGAAGGAGTTGGTGGCTCATGCCGCAGCAAAAAACGTAAAATTATTGGTTTGGTACAATTCATCAGGATCTTGGAATAGTACAGAATACCATCCTAAAGGGAAATTATTGACACATGCTGATAGAGATAAAGAATTCTCAAGATTACAAGAAATGGGTATTGCAGGAGTTAAAGTTGATTTTTTTGGAGGTGATGGACAATCGATGATTGCATATTATCACGCCATGTTGAAAGATGCTGCAGAACATCAATTGTTGGTCAATTTTCACGGGGCTACTTTGCCAAGAGGTTTACAACGCACTTTTCCCAATTTACTGACCACCGAGGCTGTGAAAGGACAAGAATATATTACTTTTTTTCAAGATATAGCCGACTTGCAACCTAGCCATTGCGCGATGCTTCCTTTTGCCAGAAACGTTTTTGATCCAATGGATTTCACGCCGATGGTATTGGATTCTATCCCAAATATCAAGCGCAAGACAACTCCTGCTTTTGAGTTGGCTTTGCCTGTTTTATTCTTATCCGGAATTCAGCACATTGCCGAAACTCCTGTTGGTATGGCGAAAATGCCAAAATATGTGGTTGATTATCTAAAAGACATTCCGACCAATTGGGATGATTCCAAATTCATAGACGGTTATCCCGGAAAGTACATTGTTATGGCCAGAAAAAAAGACAACGTTTGGCATATCGTTGGAATCAATGGAGAAAATAAACCCAAACAAATAGAACTTGACTTGTCATTTGTAAATAACCCAAAAGGTTTTATTATTCTGGAAGATGAAAATGGTTTTCAACAGCTTCCTGTATCGAAAAACACAAAACTGAAAGTAGCGATGAAACCCAATGGTGGTTTTGTGGTGAAGATGTAG